A single genomic interval of Mustelus asterias unplaced genomic scaffold, sMusAst1.hap1.1 HAP1_SCAFFOLD_433, whole genome shotgun sequence harbors:
- the LOC144486728 gene encoding uncharacterized protein LOC144486728, giving the protein MEEKSIDCSGENLYTCSVYESSDPTNHKCSHTEEKPLKCGDCEEGFYSPSELEIHQRVHAGERPFTCSVCGKGFTQSFNLLRHRQVHTGERPFTCSKCGKGFTQSSNLLVHQRVHTGERPFTCSLCGKGFIHTSNLLSHQRVHTDKRPFKCPACGKCFKSSRELTRHQQVHTEERPFYCAECGKGYKSSWELTYHQRVHTEERPFRCSHCGTGFRQSSQLTEHQRIHTGKRPFTCTECGKGFSRSSQLMVHQRVHSGERPFKCPDWELL; this is encoded by the coding sequence atggaagaaaaaagcatcgattgcagtggggagaatctgtacacgtgttctgtgtatgAATCATCTGACCCCACGAACCACAAGTGCAGTCACACTGAAGAGAAGCCGTTGAAATGTGGGGACTGCGAGGAAGGATTCTATTCCCCATCTGAACTGGaaattcaccagcgagttcatgctggggagaggccgttcacctgctctgtgtgtgggaaaggattcactcagtcgttcaacctgctgagacaccggcaagttcacactggagagagaccattcacctgctccaaatgtgggaagggattcactcagtcctccaaTCTGCTggtacaccagagagttcacaccggggagaggccattcacctgctccctgtgtgggaagggattcattcacacAAGCAACCTGctatcacaccagcgagttcacactgacaagagaccttttaaatgtcctgcatgtgggaagtgctttaaaagttcccGGGAACTGACAcgccatcagcaagttcacactgaggaaagaCCTTTTTACTGTGCAGAATGTGGAAAGGGCTATAAAAGCTCCTGGGAACTGACGTAccaccaacgtgttcacactgaggagagaccgttcaggtgctctcactgcgggactgggttcaggcaatcatctcaactcactgaacaccagcgaattcacactgggaaaaggccattcacctgcacggagtgtgggaagggatttagtcgGTCATCCCAACTCATGGTGCACCAGCGggttcactctggagagagaccttTCAAGTGCCCAGACTGGGAATTACTATAA